GAGGTCCCCGAGTTCCCCTCCTTCTACGCGGTGCCCGGCCCGGACGGGCTGCACCGGGCGCAGCGCTTCGCCGCGTACGCCGTGGTCACCGACCCGGAGGAGCGGGTGCTGCTCACCCGGGTCTCCGACGGGTACCCGGGCGCCGGCTGCTGGCACCTGCCGGGCGGCGGCACCGACTACGGCGAGCAGCCGGGCGCGGCGCTGATCCGGGAGCTGGTCGAGGAGACCGGGCAGACCGGTCGCCTGGTCGAGCTGCTCGGGGTGGCCAGCCACCGGGACGCCGCCTCGCTCGGCCCCGAGGGCTACCCGATCGACTGGCACGGGGTGCGCGCCTTCTACCGGGTGGTCGTCGACCAGCCTGCCCCGCCCACCGTGACCGACGTCGGCGGCTCCACCTGCGAGGCCCGCTGGTTCCGCCGAGAGGAGCTGACCGCCCTCCCCGCCGACCGCCTCACCGAGGTGACGGCCGAAGCCGTCCAGGCCGCCCAACTCCTCTAACCCCACCCGCACCCCCTCCCCACCGGCCGCCCCGGTGATCATGAAGTTGTTGCCACGACACGCCGTGCCGGTGGGCAATAGGTTCATGATCGACGGGGATGGCCGGTCGGGTAGTGGAGAGCGGGGGCTGATGGAACAGCGGCGGCGGATCGGGGCGTACGGGGTGTGCCGGGACGGGGAGCGGGTGCTGCTCGTGCGGGGGTCGGCCGCCGCGGACTTTCCCGGGGTGTGGCAGCTGCCCGGGGGCGGGCTCGACCACGCCGAGCATCCCGAGGCGGCGGTGGTGCGGGAGTTCGCCGAGGAGACCGGGCTGGCCGTCGAGGCGGCCGGGCTCCGGGACGCCGTGGCGGACGTGACCCGGTTCCCGGACCTCGGGGTCGCCCTGCACACCGACCGGATCATCTTCGACGTCACGCCGACCGGAGGGACGCTCCGGGACGAGGTCGACCAGACCACCGACCTGGCCGCCTGGTTCACCCCCGCCGAGGCGGCCGGCCTGTCGCTGCTGCCGTTCACCGCCGAGCTGCTCGGCCTGCCGGTCACCCCGCTGCCCGCGCGGACCGCCCGGGCGCCGTTCGAGCCGGCGCCCACCGACCGGCGGCAGCGCTTCGCCGCGTACGGCCTGGTCACCGACCCGGCGGGACGGGTGCTGCTCACCATGATCGCCGACGGGTACCCGGGCGCCGGTAAGTGGCACCTGCCCGGCGGCGGCACCGACCACGGCGAGCAGCCCGCCGCCGGACTGCTCCGCGAGCTGGTCGAGGAGGCCGGCCAGCTCGGCCGGGTGGTCGACCTGCTGGCCGTGGACAACCTGCACAATCCGGCCGCGCTCGGCCCCGAGGGGCGGCCGTTGGACTGGCACGGCGTCCGGGTGATCTACCGCGTGCGGGTGGACGCCCCGACCGAGGCGATGGTGACCGAGCTCGCCGGCGGGTCCACCGCCCGCGCCGCCTGGTTCGCTCCGGAGCAGATCAGCGAGCTGCGGCTGACCGACGTGGCGGTCCTGGCAACCGGACGTCGGGGGAGGTAGCACCCGCTCGCCGAGCCGCCCCGGGCCTCCTCCGGTACAGTCGGTAGTTGGGTTGGTGCGAGAAACGGGCGATGACGCCCGAGATGGGAATAAGAGAGCGGTTCGCGCGGCTTAAGGGAGATATAAGTGCCGCCGGCAGCTATCGCCAAGCCCCTTTCCCTTGTGCAATGGTGTACTCCGCAAAACGGGCTGCCGGACCAGCAAGGTCCGGCACGAGACAGCCGGACAGCCGCCCCTGGTGGGCGGTCAGCCGATCCGGTGATGGAGGAAACGTGCCGAGAGCCCCATGGCGCCGGCGTCGTACGACTGACAGTCCGCGCCCCGCAGGGCGTCGCTGGGCGGGCCGGTTGCGCCGCAGCAGCACGTTCGCCCGCCAGGTGCTGCTGGTCAGGGTGGGCCGCCGGGAGGGTGCCGTCGCCGGGACCGACCTGGTCGTACCCGACCACCGCTACGCCGACCGGCAGCGCCGCCGCTACGGCCGGTTCGACCGCACCGAGGTCGAGGCGATCATGCCGGTCAGCCCGGCGCTCGCCCCAACCTCGCCGGTCGACGACGACGCGTCGGCGATGTCGATCCCGCTCCTGCCGGGTGAGCGCACCGCCGCCCGGCGGATGAAGTTCGCCCTGGTCAACGCCTGCACCCTGAGCAGCCTGATGCTCGGCATGCTGGCCATCTTCCTGGCCATGCAGGGCGAGGTCCGGGTCGCGGCGCTCTGCCTGATCGCCTGCGTCGTGTTCGACGGCCTCGACGGCGCGCTGGCCCGCAAGCTCGGCGTGGCCAGCCCCTTCGGCGCCCAGATGGACTCGCTGGCCGACATGTGCTCGTTCGGCCTCGCCGCCCCGGTGGTGGTCTACGCCTCGCTGGCCGGCTCGGTGCCGCCGGCCGCCGCCGCGGTGGCCTGCGCCCTCGTCGCGGCCTGCGCCGCGATCCGGCTCGCCCGGTTCAACGTCTCGCCGAAGGACGGCCGGTTCTTCTGTGGCGTACCGACCACCATGGCGGCGGCCGTGCTGGCCCTGACCGTGGCCATCGGGCTGCCGGTCTCCGGCCTGGTGCTGGTCGGCGGGGTGGCCCTGCTGGCCTTCGCGATGGTCTCCAGCTTCCCGTACGCGAAGCTGGCCCGGCTGGTGAAGCTGCCGCCGTGGCTCTGGCTGGCGCCGGTGGTCGGCGCCCTGGTCGACATCCGGCTGACCTTCGCCCTGGTGGTGGTGGGTTACCTGGTCAGCGGCCCGCTGCTGTGGCTGCACCAGCGCCGTACCGCCTGATCCGAGCCATCGAAAAGGGGCGCCGCACTCGCGGCGCCCCTTTTCGCGTCTCCGTGTCTCAGACCCAGCGGGCGATCACGGTCGAGCCGCCGACCACCTTGTCGCCGGGGCCGACCAGCGGCTCGGCGGCGTCCGCCGGCAGGTAGACGTCGGTCCGCGAGCCGAACCGGATCAGCCCGAAGCGCTCGCCCCTCGCCAGCAGGGCGCCGACCGGCGCCCGCTGCACGATCCGCCGGGCGATCAGGCCGGTACGCTGCGCGACCACCACCGTGCCGTGCTCGGTGTCCAGCACCGTGTACGCCGCCACGTTGTGCTCGGCGTCCGGCTTCATGGCGTTGACGAAGCCGCCGTCGGCGACGAAGTAGTCGACCACCTTCCCGGCGACCGGGGCGCGGTTGACGTGCACGTCCAGCACGGAGAGGAAGACCGCCACCCGCAGCCACTCGCCGTCGCCGAAGCGCTCGTCGTGCAGGCGCTGCACCGAGAGGACCTGACCGTCCGCGGCGGCGACCACGGCCGACGGGTCCTCCGGCACGTCCCGCTCCGGATCCCGGAAGAACGCGGCCACCGGGACGGCGGCCAGCGCCGGCAGCAGCCAGAGCTTCGACTTCGGCCGGGTCACCCGGGCCAGCGCCGCCAGCCCGAGGCTGATGCCGGCCGCGGCGACGCCGTTCGAGTCGATGTGCATGCTGCGGGTCAGCGGCACGCTCGACGGCCGGTACGCCGGGGCCAGTCGGGCGGCCACGGCGGCGCTGGCCGGCGTGAAGCGGAGGTGGTGCACCCGGACCGGCGGGGAGTTGCGCAGCACCAGGTCGGTGCGGATGCCGTGCAGCACGCCCTGCCGATCCAGCTCGGTGCCGGCGCCCTCGGTCCGGAAGAGCGGCGCGGCCACGCTCAGCACCGCGCCGTCGGACAGGTACTTCGACAGCCCGTCGACCGCCATCCGAGCCTCTTCCGCGGTGCCGGTGCACGGCTCGGCGGCGATGACCACCTCGGCGGCGTCGGCCTCGGCGAGGGTGTCGATCACGCGTACCCGGTCGGCGACCCAACGGCCCTGGGCCGACACGTGCTCGCGGAGCGCGGCGGCGGAGGCCCCCTCCGCCGGCACGACGGTGAGCCGGTCGCCGGGAAGCAGCGCCTCGATCGCCGCGGCCAGGACCGGGGACTCCGGAACCGCGCCGACCAGCAGGGCGGCCTTCGGGTCGTTGCGCCGGGCGAGCTCGGTCACGAGGGTACGGGCGGCGCGCTCGCCGATGCGGACCGGACCGGACGCGCCGGAGGTGCGCACGGCGGGGGACTGGGTCATGTCGGACGGGCTCCTGACGGGTAGAGACGGGAAAGCGGCGGGACCGCCACGGCGACCTGGTCGGCTGGGCCGGGGGCGAGGCTCGGCGACCGGGACCACCGGACCCGGGCGGAACCCGGCGACGTGGCGGCCCGGCCGCGGCCGAGGCCCCACGGCGTGGGCCGGCCGGCGGTGGCGAGATCTCCACCAGCCAGCATATGCGCCGCCGGAGGAGACCCGCACCGCCGCGCTCAGCCCGGTGACCGCTCCTCGCCGTCCGGCCCCGCTGCCGGGCCGTCGCCGGCGGTCCGCTGCTCGCGGATGGCCGGTGCGTCGCCGCCGGTGGACCGCCCGGGGCTCGTCGGTCCGAGGTCGACGGTGGGCTGCTCCCGGGTCGCCGGTGCCACCTCGAGGGTGGGCTGCTCCCGGGTGGCCGCGTCCGCGCCGGTGGTGGGCGGCCCGGGGTCCGCCGGCGTCGCGGACGGCGACCAGCGCCGGTCGCCCGCCCCTCCGCTGACCGGCCGGTCCTCCGCAGCCCCGACCGCGTCGTCGCCGACCGCGTCGGTGCTCCACTCGTCGGCCTCCGGCGCCGCCGGTGGGGTCAACCCCGGGCCGCCGTCGTAGGGGGCCGACACGGTCGCCTCGGCGTCCGTCGGCGCGGCGGCGTCCCGGTCGGCGTGTCGGCCGGAGCGCAGCGCGCCGGCCAGGCCCAGCACCCCGATCAGGACGAGCGCGCCGGCCAGGAACCACCCCACCGGCGGGACCGTGAGCCCGAGGATCCGGGCCAGCAGCCACCAGACGGAGAGGGCCAGGAAGACCAGCCCGAACGCGAGCGAGACGAGGTCGGTGCGGTGGGCCTTCACCGGGTCACCTCCAGGTTGCCGGCGTTGACGTGGATCAGCAGCCGCAGCTTGCCGCCGCCGGGGCCGTCCGGGCCGACGTCGGTGCTCTCCCGGAGGTTGCCGTCCAGCCCGCCGGAGCGCTGGCCGAAGACGGTCGCGTCACCGGCGTTCACGTCGGCCACCGTGGTGACGTCGACGTTCGGCGGCACCACCACGGTCGCCTCGCCGAAGTTGATCGCCACGATGATCTGCGTCTCCTTCTTGTCGAAGTCGACCCCGCGCAGGTCGAGCACGGCGTCGCCGAAGTTGTTCTCGTACCGGGTCGCCAGGTCGCGATAGTCCGTCGGGGCCCAGGTCACGTCGCCGTCGATGCCGCGTACCCGGTCATAGGACTCGGCGACGGTGGCGACGCCGAGCGCCGCCGCGGTCACCAGGCCGAGCGCGATCAACCAGCGCGCCCGGCCGAACCAGGTGCCGACCAGCAGCCCGAGCCCGATCGTGGCCAGCGCCGCGGCGAAGTACCCGGCGGCGCCGACCGGGAAGACGTCCAGCAGGTCGAGCACGGCGACCACGCCCAGCGCCAGGAAGATCAGCGAGAACGTCACCGCGCCGAGCGGGGAGCGTTCCTTCGGCCGCTTGGGCGGCTTGGGCGCCCGCGCCGGCGGCTGCGGCGGCACCGGCGGGTACGGGCCGGCGTACGGGCCACGGGGGGCGAACGGCGCCCGGTAGCCGGTCGGCGGCAGCGGCGCGCTGACCGGCGGTACGGCGGCCGGCATCCCACCGGGGACTCCTCCGCTCGTCGGGGCGGGCGGCCAGGCCGCCGTCCCCGGTTCCGGCCAGCCGGACGCCTCGGTCGTCGGGTGGGCCGCCGACCAGGCCGGGAGGCCGCTGGTGGCCGCCCCGGCGGGCGTCCCCGGCCCACCGGTCCCCCGCACCGGCCAGCCCGTCGGCTGGCTCGCCTGACCGGCCTCCGGCCAGGTGGGCAGCCCGGCGGTGCCCGTCCCGGGCTCCGATGCCAGCGGTTCCCCGGCCGGCCGCGCGGCCGACGTCGCCGGTTGGGCCGCCGCGGTGGTCTCCCACCCGGCGGGCGTCGGCTGCCCGGACCAGGCGGGCGCGCCGGTGGCGGGCGTCCCGGCCGGCGGGGTGAAGAGGCCGGGGGCCGGCCAGCTGACCGGCGGCACGGGCCCGGGCGGTGTCGCGGGCGGGCCGGACGGGCCACCCGGCGCCGCTGGCCCTCGGTGTTCCCGGTTGAGGAGCAGCGCGCCGCCGATCAGGATGGCCGCGCCGAGCAGGACGGCCCGGAACGCGTCGGTGACGATGTAGCCGAAGCTGACCGCGACCAGGATGCTGAGCACGATGACGGTCACCGGCGACATGCTGGACCGGCCCCGGCCGAGCATCGACTCCACCGGGGAGGCGGTGTCCCCCTCGCCGGGGATGATCAGCCAGGCGGCGACGTAGATCAGGATGCCGACGCCGCCGAAGAAGCCCAGCACGGCGAGCAGCACCCGCCAGAGCACCGGGTCGGTGTTCGTGGCCCGGCCGATCGCCGCGCAGACGCCGGCCAGGTAGCGCCCCTCGCGGGGGCGGACCAGCCCGTACCGGGAGGTGAAGCCGGCGGCGCCGGGCGGCGGGGCGTACCCGGGCGGCGGGTCGCCGAGCGGCTCGGCGCCGGCGGCCGACGCGCCCGGCGGTGGGGCGGCGGGTCCGGCGGCCGACCACGACGGGTCGCCGAAGGCGTCCCCGGCCGGCGGGGCGCCCGGGCCCGAACCGGCCTGGGTGGTGGGCGCCGGTGCCGGCGCCGGGGGTGGCGGTGGCCCGTCCGGTGGTGCCGCCCCGGGCTGGGGCGGACGGGCAGCGTCCTCGGTCATGCTCCGATCCTGCTGCCCCGGGCGCCCGAGCGTCCTCCGGACCCGACCCTGACGCCACCCTGAGATCCGCGGCGGCCGAATGTCGGGGGCGTCCCCGTGGTCCGGGGCGGTCCGGCCGTGTGACGATCGGAGCGGCGCCGGAATCGGCCCGTACCTCGTCCCATGACCCGGGAGCCTCCGATCAGCAGCACCGTGACCCCACACCCGCCGCGGCTCTACCGTGCCCCCGAACACCGGCTGGCCGCGGGGGTGGCCGCCGGCATCGCGGACCACCTCGGCATCTCGGTGGTCCGGGTCCGGGTGGCCTTCATGGTGCTGCTCGGGCTGAGCGGCCTGGGCCTGCTGCTCTACGCGGCCTTCTGGGCGGTGGTCCCGCTGCGCCCCGGCGACGCCGTACCGCCCCGCCGGGACCTCGCCCAGCTCCTGCCGTTCGTCGCGATCGGGCTGGGCGTGCTGCTGACGCAGGTGATGGTCTTCGATTCGGTGGGCGCGGCCGGCACCGCCGGCTGGCTGGTTGCGATCATCGCGGTCGGCGCCGGGGTGATCTGGCACCAGTCCGCCCCGGAGCGTCGTCGGCAGTGGGGCGAGTCGATGCCGGTGCCGTGGCTCGGCGCGGTGGTGGACGAGAGCGACCGGCGGGCCTTCGTGCTCCGTTTCGTCGGCGGCGGCGTGCTGGTGGCGGTCGGCATCATCGGCGTGGCGGCGGTCTACTCGCCGGCGCAGAACTTCGACGCTGTGATCAACGGCGTGATCTTCGCGCTGGTCGGGCTGGCCGGGGTCGGCGTGGTGGCCGCGCCCGTGCTCTGGCGGACCTGGAACCAGCTCCGCTCGGAGCGGGAGGGGCGCATCCGCGAGCAGGAGCGCGCCGAGTTGGCCGCGATGGTGCACGACCAGGTGCTGCACACCCTGGCCCTGATCCAGCGCAACGCCAGCGACGTCAAGACGGTTCAGCGGCTGGCCCGGGGCCAGGAACGGTCGCTGCGGAACTGGCTCTACAAGCCGACCGGCTCACCGACCGAGCGCTTCGCCGCGGCGCTGGAACAGGCCGCCGCCGAGGTGGAGGACACATTCGCCATCACGGTGGAGGCGGTGGTGGTCGGTGACCGGGAGACGGACGAGCGGGTCGGCGCGCTGGTCGCCGCGGCCCGGGAGGCGCTGGTGAACGCCGCGCGGCACGGCGGGGTCCAGACGGTCTCGCTCTACGCGGAGGTGGAGCCGGACCAGGTCAGCGTCTTCGTGCGGGACCGGGGCAAGGGCTTCGACCCGGATACCGTGGAGGATCACCGGCACGGCGTCCGAGGGTCGATCATCGGACGGATGAAGCGGCACGGTGGCCGGGCGGAGATCCGGTCCGCGCCGGGGGAGGGGACCGAGGTGCGGCTGATCCTGCCGATCACCGGCACCGGCTCCGCGACGGAAAGGGACAGATGACCATGGCCGAGCACGGACCGGTCGAGGGGGCGCAGCCCCGGGACGGGCGGTTGCGGGTGTTCCTCGTCGACGACCACGCCATGTTCCGGGCGGGCGTACGCGCCGAGCTCGGCGGCCACCTGGAGGTGGTGGGCGAGGCGAGCACGGTGACCGAGGCGGTCACCCGGATCGCCGCCACCCAGCCCGACGTGGTGCTGCTCGACGTGCACATGCCGGATGGCGGTGGCCGGGCGGTGCTGGACGCGATGCGGCGTACCCACCCGCAGGTGAAGTTCCTCGCGCTGAGCGTGTCGGACGCGGCCGAGGACGTGATCGGGCTGATCCGGGCCGGCGCCCGGGGGTACGTCACGAAGACCATCTCGCCGGACGAGCTGACCGACGCCATCCGGCGGGTGGCCGACGGCGACGCGGTGTTCAGCCCGCGGTTGGCCGGGTTCGTGTTGGACGCGTTCGCGGCCCGGCCGGACGCGCCGGTGGCCGATCCGGAGCTGGACCAGCTCACCAACCGGGAGCGCGAGGTGCTCCGGCTGCTGGCCCGGGGGTACGCGTACAAGGAGATCGCCAAGGAGCTGTTCATCTCGATCAAGACGGTCGAGACGCACGTGTCGAACGTGCTCCGCAAGCTCCAGATGTCCAACCGGTATGAGCTGTCCCGGTGGGCGGCGGACCGCCGACTGGTGTGAGCGGGTGAGGGACCCTGACCGTTTCCGCCCAGGACTCGGTCTCCGTCGGCCGGGTTTTCCTCTTCGCCGGTTGGTGGCCGCCGCCGGTCACTCGGTGCGGAGCACGGTGAACGCCTCGGCCAGCCGGCCGGCGGGCAGCCCGGCGTTGTCGGCCACTGTGGTGAGCCGGTCGCGTACCCAGGTCTCCACGTCGAGGTGCGCGGTCTGCGAGCGGTGGGCCCGCATCGCAGCAACCGTCCGGTCGACGTACGGGGTGACGTCCACGGCGTGGTCCGGGGCGGGGCCGCCGAAGTACCAGATCTCCCGGACCACCCACGGCTGCAGCCCCTCGGCCAGCAGTTCCGGGAAGGCGAAGGGGTTGCGCGCGTCCGGGTAGACCGCGCAGGTGGTGGCCTCGCCGACCGCCAGGTGGTCCGGGTGGCTCGGGCCGGCGAGGTGCTCCCAGCGGCGCAGCGGCGAGCTGGTGAGCACCCGGTCCGGCCGGAACCGCCGGATCGCCGCGGCGACCTGCCCGCGCAGGGCGAGGCTGGGGGTGAGCGTCCCGTCGGCGTGGCCGTCGAGGAAGTCGACCCGGCGTACGCCGACCGCAGCGGCCGCGGCCCGCTGCTCCCGTTCGCGCAGCCGGGGCATCTCCTCGCGCGGTGTGTCGTCGAAGCCGCCGGAGTCGCCCCGGGTCACGATGAGGTACCCGACCTCGATGCCCTCCTCCACCCAGCTGGCGATGGTGCCCGCACAGGCGAAGTCGACATCATCCGGATGGGCAAAAACGGCCAGTGCCCGATGGACGTCGGGCAGCGCCGGAGCGGAGGCAGGGAAGCTCACAGCGACCGAGAGTACGTGCCGTCATCGCCCGGTGTGACCGCCTCTTTCCTGTTCAGCGCGGTACGACTCGCGTATTTAATGATCTTTTCTCAGGTATCGGCAACGTGGCGGCCAACTAACGGCTTGATAACGGCACCTTCACGTAATGGGCCGGTGGGTGTCACAGTGGCAGCACCTCACCCCCGGTGTGGGGCACCCCGTCGGGCCCGCCGACCACGTGACGCCGTCTAATCGTCGCGGAACGTGGCCGTCGACCCTGCGCGGTGCCGCCTCCGAAGGTGGGGAGCCCGGCGGATCGGTACCCCTGGGGTGTCCCGATTTCCTCTGCGGTAAACCGTCGGCCTGTGGTTCGGGCCGCCGGCGGCGTCACCCCCCATACGTGCGTGAAACCCACGACGGAACCAGGTTAGAAAGAGGAGGCCCCTCGGTATGAGAGTCTCGAAGCGGGCGAGCGGCGCCCTCGCGGTGGGCGCGGCGTTCGCGCTCGTCGCGTCCGGCTGCTCCAGCGGCGACAGCGGGAACGGCGGTGACCCCGGCGCCAGCAAGGACGGCGCGATCGTCATCGACGGCGGCCAGCCGGAGAACCCCCTGGTTCCGGCGAACACCACCGAGACCCAGGGCGGCAAGGTCGTCGACTGGTTGTGGACCGGCCTGGTCGAGTACCCGAACAACGGTGGCGCGCCGCAGAACGCGCTGGCCGAGTCGATCGACACGACCGACTCCAAGGTCTTCAAGATCAAGATCAAGCAGAACACCAAGTTCCACGACGGCACCACCGTCAAGGCCGAGAACTTCGTCAAGGCCTGGAACTGGGCGGCGTACGGCCCGAGCGGCGCGCAGAACGCCAGCTTCTTCTCCGACATCCAGGGCTTCTCGGACGTCTACACCGAGGACCCGGACGGCCCGGAGGGCCCGCAGAAGGCCCCGGAGCCGAAGTCCAAGGAGATGTCCGGCCTCAAGGTCGTCGACGACTGGAACTTCGAGGTCACGCTCGCCGCGCCGACCGCCGTGTTCCCGACCAAGCTCGGCTACAGCGCCTTCATGCCGCTGCCGGACGTGTTCTTCACGCAGAAGCCGGAAGAGTTCGGCAAGAAGCCGGTCGGTAACGGCCCGGTCAAGTTCGTGTCGTGGCAGGACGACGTCGAGATCAAGCTGACCCGCTTCGACGACTACAACCTGCGCGACAAGATGAAGATCAAGGACGTCACCGTCAAGCTCTACCAGGACGACACGGCGGCCTACAACGACCTGGTCTCCAACAACCTGGACTTCCAGCAGCAGGTCCCGGTCTCCGCGCTGGCCGGTGACAAGTGGAAGTCGGACCTGGGCGACCGGGCCATCGCTTCCACCACCCCGTCGACGGGCATCATCGCCTTCCCGATCTACGACAAGCGCTTCCAGAACCCGAAGCTGCGTCGGGCGATCTCGATGTCCATCAACCGGCAGGAGATCACCGACAAGATCTTCTTCGGTAACCGCAAGCCGGCCGACAGCTGGGCCAACCCGCTGACCCCGGGTGCCGAGCCGGGCAACTGCACCGCCTGCAAGTTCGACGTCACCGAGGCCAAGAAGCTCCTCAACGAGGCCGGTGGCTTCCAGGGCAAGCTGACCCTGTCGTACAACGCGGACGCCAGCCACAAGGCGTGGATGGAGGCCGTCGCCCAGCAGATCAAGACCAACCTGGGTATCGACGCCGTCGCCGTCGGTGTGCCGACCTTCGCGGTCTTCCGGGCGAACATCAACGCCCACAAGATGACCGGTGCCTACCGGGCCGGCTGGCAGCAGGACTACCCGGACGTGGAGAACTGGATCAACCCGCTCTACGTGACCGGTGGCTCCTCGAACGACGGCAAGTACAGCAACCCGCAGGTCGACGCCCTCGCCAAGGAGGCCTCCGCGGCCGCCAGCATCGAGGAGTCGCACAAGAAGTTCGCTGAGGCCGTCAAGCTCATCGACCAGGACGTTCCGTCGATGCCGATCTACTTCCAGGGCCAGCAGTCCGGCCACTCGGAGAAGATCAAGAAGATGGAGCTGAGCAACGTCGGCGAGATCGACATCACCTCGGTCGAGCTCTGATCCGAACGGTCTGACCCCGGGTCGGGCTCGCCTACCGGTGAGCCCGACCCGGGGCCGTTCCGCGAGGGGTGTACAACAAACCCCTCGCACGTTGTCACCACCCGTGTCGGCCGTCCGACGCGCGCCCCCTGTCTGGAGGACCACCCCATGGGCCGTTATCTCTTGAGACGGCTGCTGCAACTCGTGCCGGTCTTCATCGGCACGACGTTCCTGATCTACTGGCTCGTCTGGTCGGTGCCGGGCGACCCGTTCGCCGGCAAGTGCGGCGACCGCGGTTGTCCGCCCAACTTCCGAGCGATGATGACCGAGAAGTACCATCTCGACCAGTCGATCTGGGTGCAGTACGCCAGCTACATGAAGAACCTTTTCCAGGGTGACTTCGGCATCACGTTCAGCGGTCGTTCGATCAACGACATCATCGTGACGTCGTACCCCAACACCCTGAAGCTGGCGGTGGTCGCGCTCGCCATCGAGGCCGTCATCGGTCTCGGCGCCGGCGTGCTGACCGGTCTCCGACGCAACGGCTTCCTGGACAACCTGGTCCTGGTCTCCACCCTCTTCCTGATCGCGCTGCCGGTCTTCGTGGTCGGCTTCGTGCTGCAGTGGCTCTTCGGCGTCAAGTGGGGCATCGTCACCCCGACGGTCTCCAACGAGATGCGTTTCTCCGAGCTGATCGTCCCGGGCTTCGTGCTCGGCAGCGCCTCGATGGCGTACATCGCCCGGGTGGCGCGGACCAGCATCGCGGAGAACCGCCGCGCCGACTACGTCCGCACCGCCATCGCCAAGGGGCTGCCCATGCGCCGGGTGGTGGGCGTGCACCTGCTGCGTAACTCGCTGATCCCGGTCGTCACCCTGCTCGGCACCGACCTCGGCGCCCTGATGGGTGGCGCGATCGTCACCGAGGGCATCTTCGGCATCAACGGGATCGGCCGCCAGGTCCTCCGGGCCATCGTCACCAAGGAGAGCGCTACGGTTGTCTCCATCGTGGTGGTCCTGGTGCTCGTCTATCTCCTGATGAACCTGCTGGTGGACCTGCTCTACGCCGCCCTGGACCCGAGGATCCGCTATGAGTGACCCGAGTGCCGCTTCGATCGTCAGCACCCCCCGCCCCGAGCAGCCGACCGAGTTCGGCGCCCCGACCAACGCCGGCCTGCCGGCCAGCGCGAAGCAGCAGAAGCCGCGTGGCCTGCTCGCCGACGCCTGGCTGGACCTGCGCCGCAAGCCGCTGTTCTGGATCTCGGCGGTGTTCATCGCCCTGTTCGTGGTGATGGCGGCGTTCCCGTCCCTGTTCACCTCTGGCGACGCCGTGAACGGTGCGCTGTCGCACAGCCGGGTGGAGCCCTCGGCCGACGCTTGGTTCGGCT
The window above is part of the Micromonospora inositola genome. Proteins encoded here:
- a CDS encoding PIG-L deacetylase family protein; amino-acid sequence: MSFPASAPALPDVHRALAVFAHPDDVDFACAGTIASWVEEGIEVGYLIVTRGDSGGFDDTPREEMPRLREREQRAAAAAVGVRRVDFLDGHADGTLTPSLALRGQVAAAIRRFRPDRVLTSSPLRRWEHLAGPSHPDHLAVGEATTCAVYPDARNPFAFPELLAEGLQPWVVREIWYFGGPAPDHAVDVTPYVDRTVAAMRAHRSQTAHLDVETWVRDRLTTVADNAGLPAGRLAEAFTVLRTE
- a CDS encoding ABC transporter permease, whose amino-acid sequence is MGRYLLRRLLQLVPVFIGTTFLIYWLVWSVPGDPFAGKCGDRGCPPNFRAMMTEKYHLDQSIWVQYASYMKNLFQGDFGITFSGRSINDIIVTSYPNTLKLAVVALAIEAVIGLGAGVLTGLRRNGFLDNLVLVSTLFLIALPVFVVGFVLQWLFGVKWGIVTPTVSNEMRFSELIVPGFVLGSASMAYIARVARTSIAENRRADYVRTAIAKGLPMRRVVGVHLLRNSLIPVVTLLGTDLGALMGGAIVTEGIFGINGIGRQVLRAIVTKESATVVSIVVVLVLVYLLMNLLVDLLYAALDPRIRYE
- a CDS encoding response regulator, translating into MAEHGPVEGAQPRDGRLRVFLVDDHAMFRAGVRAELGGHLEVVGEASTVTEAVTRIAATQPDVVLLDVHMPDGGGRAVLDAMRRTHPQVKFLALSVSDAAEDVIGLIRAGARGYVTKTISPDELTDAIRRVADGDAVFSPRLAGFVLDAFAARPDAPVADPELDQLTNREREVLRLLARGYAYKEIAKELFISIKTVETHVSNVLRKLQMSNRYELSRWAADRRLV
- a CDS encoding peptide ABC transporter substrate-binding protein; this translates as MRVSKRASGALAVGAAFALVASGCSSGDSGNGGDPGASKDGAIVIDGGQPENPLVPANTTETQGGKVVDWLWTGLVEYPNNGGAPQNALAESIDTTDSKVFKIKIKQNTKFHDGTTVKAENFVKAWNWAAYGPSGAQNASFFSDIQGFSDVYTEDPDGPEGPQKAPEPKSKEMSGLKVVDDWNFEVTLAAPTAVFPTKLGYSAFMPLPDVFFTQKPEEFGKKPVGNGPVKFVSWQDDVEIKLTRFDDYNLRDKMKIKDVTVKLYQDDTAAYNDLVSNNLDFQQQVPVSALAGDKWKSDLGDRAIASTTPSTGIIAFPIYDKRFQNPKLRRAISMSINRQEITDKIFFGNRKPADSWANPLTPGAEPGNCTACKFDVTEAKKLLNEAGGFQGKLTLSYNADASHKAWMEAVAQQIKTNLGIDAVAVGVPTFAVFRANINAHKMTGAYRAGWQQDYPDVENWINPLYVTGGSSNDGKYSNPQVDALAKEASAAASIEESHKKFAEAVKLIDQDVPSMPIYFQGQQSGHSEKIKKMELSNVGEIDITSVEL